Proteins encoded by one window of Chondromyces crocatus:
- a CDS encoding protein NO VEIN domain-containing protein codes for MKLDDLKRGIIVRGPMLPEPVEVLVVTPLGDAVKVVGSGQKTGQTHNRVLHAQQLALLEASPQSEPFDGEPLHFKLGVEAARLGLAYEYDPYFSLSIARVDPLPHQLEAVYDYFLKLPRIRFLLADDPGAGKTIMAGLLLKELKIRGLAKRTLIVAPANLTFQWQRELKDKFREQFDVMRGEVLRTQYGQNPWQEHNQVVTSVSWISRVEDAKESLLRSQWDLVIVDEAHKMSAYSADKKTLAFQIGEALSQRTDHFLLMTATPHKGDPENFRLFLSLLDPDVYGDVKSLEEAMRRHEAPFYLRRLKEALVAFPDPETGEVKKLFTNRDVRTTKFELDGEEFDFYDALTRYVEDQSIKAAAAENVQANILGFQMAMLQRRFASSMYAVRRSLERMRDKRRKILDDPESYRQQQIDRKLPEDFDDLPEDEQAKIMQSAEETVLIVDPIALREEIQRLDKLVELARALEKREVESKLVKLKQVLSEQQIFSDPRMKLLVFTEHKDTLDYLAGDGKDGRPLGKLREWGLTCTQIHGGMPIGDRDTPNTRIYAEREFREDAQVLVATEAAGEGINLQFCWLMINYDIPWNPVRLEQRMGRIHRYGQQKDCLIFNFAAVNTREGRVLEKLLMRLAEIKDELGTDKVFDVVGEMLPSNALEKMFREMYAKRLDVTDISDRIVKDIDPERFKRITGSTLEGLAKKELNLSALVGKSVEAKERRLVPEVIEDFFKTAGPIAGVHPSPVRGKDHVYKVGKVPKTLTTIGERLEPRFGKLGREYQRVVFDKRLLGDDATLEWVTPGHPLFEVVRSDVTDRVDDDLRRGAVLWDLHAKTPYRLDVYAASIKDGRGNTLHKKLFVVRAEVDGTLSLRQPTLFLDLIPSTKGTKAPEVPGLPERDLVEVHLVQNALTPFLAEVQGPRTKENSVVREHIEISLNTLIDKQQIKLGEQLERRVEGQVIPAIEGNIKQAEDHLDELNARLERRRHELEMERHCMIGDVQHLGRAWVLPHPDREAPNIAPMVSDPVIEKIAVQVAIDHERALGWVVESVENENRGYDLLSKRPHPSEPGVFVQARFIEVKGRSGTGEVALTANEYRTAQRLGDDYHLYVVFDCATTPKLNTIQNPAKLGWEPVVKVEHYHVTAKAILEASRG; via the coding sequence ATGAAGCTCGACGACCTCAAGCGGGGCATCATCGTGCGCGGGCCGATGCTCCCGGAGCCCGTCGAGGTGCTGGTGGTCACGCCGCTCGGCGACGCCGTGAAGGTCGTGGGCTCGGGCCAAAAGACCGGCCAGACCCACAACCGGGTACTCCACGCCCAGCAGCTCGCGCTGCTCGAAGCCTCGCCCCAGAGCGAACCATTCGACGGCGAACCGCTCCACTTCAAGCTTGGCGTCGAGGCCGCGCGCCTCGGGCTCGCATACGAGTACGACCCGTACTTCTCCCTCTCGATCGCACGCGTCGACCCGCTGCCCCACCAGCTCGAGGCCGTCTACGACTACTTCCTGAAGCTGCCCCGCATCCGCTTCTTGCTCGCCGACGACCCCGGCGCCGGCAAGACGATCATGGCGGGCCTGCTCCTCAAGGAGCTGAAGATCCGTGGGCTCGCGAAGCGCACGCTCATCGTGGCGCCCGCGAACCTCACATTCCAGTGGCAGCGCGAGCTGAAAGACAAGTTCCGCGAGCAGTTCGACGTGATGCGCGGGGAGGTGCTGCGCACGCAGTACGGCCAGAACCCCTGGCAGGAGCACAACCAGGTCGTCACGTCGGTCTCGTGGATCTCGCGCGTCGAGGACGCGAAGGAGAGCCTGCTGCGCTCGCAGTGGGACCTCGTCATCGTCGACGAGGCCCACAAGATGAGCGCGTACAGCGCCGACAAGAAGACGCTCGCTTTCCAGATCGGCGAGGCGCTCTCGCAACGCACCGACCACTTCCTCCTGATGACGGCGACGCCCCACAAAGGCGATCCGGAGAACTTCCGCCTCTTCCTCAGCCTGCTCGACCCCGACGTCTACGGCGACGTGAAAAGCCTCGAGGAGGCGATGCGCCGGCACGAGGCGCCGTTCTACCTGCGGCGCCTGAAAGAGGCGCTCGTCGCGTTCCCCGATCCCGAGACCGGAGAGGTGAAGAAGCTCTTCACCAACCGCGACGTGCGCACGACCAAGTTCGAGCTCGATGGCGAGGAGTTCGACTTCTACGACGCCCTCACGCGCTACGTCGAAGACCAGTCGATCAAGGCCGCTGCCGCCGAGAACGTGCAGGCCAACATCCTCGGCTTCCAGATGGCGATGCTGCAGCGTCGCTTCGCGTCGAGCATGTATGCCGTGCGCCGCAGCCTCGAGCGCATGCGCGACAAGCGCCGCAAGATCCTCGACGACCCGGAGAGCTACCGGCAGCAGCAGATCGACCGCAAGCTGCCCGAGGACTTCGACGACCTGCCCGAAGACGAGCAGGCGAAGATCATGCAGAGCGCTGAGGAGACGGTGCTCATCGTCGATCCCATCGCGCTCCGCGAGGAGATCCAGCGCCTCGACAAGCTCGTCGAGCTGGCGCGCGCGCTCGAGAAGCGCGAGGTCGAGTCGAAGCTGGTGAAGCTCAAGCAGGTCCTGAGCGAGCAACAGATCTTCAGCGATCCGAGGATGAAGCTCCTCGTGTTCACCGAGCACAAGGACACGCTCGACTACCTCGCTGGCGACGGTAAGGACGGGCGCCCACTCGGCAAGCTGCGTGAGTGGGGCCTGACCTGCACGCAGATCCACGGCGGCATGCCCATCGGCGACCGCGACACGCCCAACACGCGCATCTACGCTGAGCGCGAGTTCCGCGAGGACGCTCAGGTGCTCGTCGCCACCGAGGCGGCTGGCGAAGGTATCAACCTCCAGTTCTGCTGGTTGATGATCAACTACGACATCCCGTGGAACCCCGTGCGCCTCGAACAGCGCATGGGCCGCATCCACCGCTATGGCCAGCAGAAGGACTGCCTCATCTTCAACTTCGCGGCGGTCAACACGCGCGAAGGGCGGGTCCTCGAGAAGCTCCTGATGCGGCTCGCCGAGATCAAGGACGAGCTCGGCACCGACAAGGTGTTCGACGTGGTCGGCGAGATGCTGCCGTCCAACGCGCTCGAAAAGATGTTCCGCGAGATGTACGCGAAGCGCCTCGACGTCACCGACATCTCGGACCGCATCGTTAAGGACATCGACCCGGAGCGCTTCAAGCGCATCACCGGTTCGACGCTCGAGGGCCTCGCGAAGAAGGAGCTGAACCTCTCGGCGCTCGTCGGCAAGTCGGTGGAGGCCAAGGAGCGCCGCCTCGTGCCCGAGGTGATCGAGGACTTCTTCAAGACGGCGGGCCCCATCGCGGGCGTCCACCCGTCGCCCGTGCGTGGCAAGGACCACGTCTACAAGGTCGGCAAGGTGCCGAAGACGCTCACGACGATCGGTGAGCGGCTCGAACCCCGCTTCGGCAAGCTCGGACGCGAGTACCAGCGCGTCGTGTTCGACAAGCGCCTGCTCGGCGACGACGCGACGCTCGAGTGGGTCACACCTGGGCACCCGCTCTTTGAGGTGGTGCGCAGCGACGTGACCGATCGCGTGGACGATGACCTACGCCGTGGCGCGGTACTCTGGGACCTGCACGCCAAGACACCGTACCGGCTCGACGTCTACGCCGCGTCGATCAAGGACGGTCGCGGGAACACGCTGCACAAGAAGCTCTTCGTCGTGCGCGCCGAGGTCGACGGAACCCTCTCGCTACGGCAGCCGACGCTCTTCCTCGACCTCATCCCTTCGACCAAGGGCACGAAGGCTCCCGAGGTTCCTGGGCTGCCCGAGCGCGATCTCGTCGAGGTCCACCTCGTCCAGAACGCGCTCACGCCGTTCCTCGCCGAGGTGCAGGGCCCGCGCACGAAAGAGAACTCCGTCGTGCGCGAGCACATCGAGATCTCGCTCAACACGCTCATCGACAAGCAGCAGATCAAGCTCGGCGAGCAGCTCGAACGGCGCGTCGAGGGCCAGGTCATCCCGGCCATCGAAGGCAACATCAAGCAGGCAGAGGACCACCTCGACGAGCTGAACGCGCGCCTCGAGCGCCGTCGCCACGAGCTCGAGATGGAGCGCCACTGCATGATCGGAGATGTGCAGCACCTCGGCCGCGCCTGGGTGCTCCCGCATCCCGATCGCGAGGCGCCGAACATCGCGCCGATGGTCAGCGATCCGGTGATCGAGAAGATCGCCGTGCAGGTCGCGATCGACCACGAGCGCGCGCTCGGATGGGTGGTCGAGAGCGTCGAGAACGAGAACCGGGGATACGACCTCCTCTCGAAGCGGCCGCACCCGAGCGAGCCCGGCGTGTTCGTGCAGGCGCGCTTCATCGAGGTGAAGGGTCGCTCTGGCACGGGCGAGGTGGCGCTCACCGCGAACGAGTACCGGACCGCGCAGCGGCTCGGCGACGACTACCACCTCTACGTGGTCTTCGACTGCGCGACGACGCCGAAGCTGAACACGATTCAGAATCCGGCGAAGCTCGGATGGGAGCCCGTCGTGAAGGTCGAGCACTACCACGTCACGGCTAAGGCGATCTTGGAGGCCTCGCGTGGCTGA
- the mads1 gene encoding methylation-associated defense system helix-turn-helix domain-containing protein MAD1 has product MTDEILTLPEVAQLLKVAEKTVYTMAQKGELPAFKVRGQWRFKRVDLDQWIEQQKAASARDDEGGEP; this is encoded by the coding sequence ATGACGGACGAGATTCTCACGCTGCCCGAGGTCGCCCAGTTGCTCAAAGTCGCGGAGAAAACCGTCTACACGATGGCCCAGAAGGGCGAGCTCCCGGCGTTCAAGGTGCGCGGCCAGTGGCGCTTCAAGCGCGTCGATCTCGACCAGTGGATCGAGCAGCAGAAAGCTGCCTCCGCGCGCGACGACGAGGGAGGCGAGCCATGA
- a CDS encoding DUF1156 domain-containing protein produces the protein MSALNLHSPKRLIEVDLPIRRISEHARREKSIRHGHLSTLHLWWARRPLGACRAVLCASLWPAPTDGDCPPAFITEARRLVHAWATDNAGKSSPESFSRLVRIQKNPEILADAGELQRALLDFIADFANWDNSTDQAYLRTARALTASAHQALSGGSARPVVVDPFAGGGSIPLEALRVGADAFASDLNPIPVLLNRVLLEYVPKFGADLATELRRAASRLRERALADVRDVYPPESEGGVPAAYLWARTARCEGPGCGYLVPLQRSPLISGKAKPRSIVELRPDAKRLTFDCAVVELSASARVPDGTVKRGALCCPACGYTTPADRVRAQFKGRRSGARDAQLLAVVVSDPRTTGRRFRSPTPYDLDAVAIAQGRLNVLPAIDGLPAVPDEPLPYLRSIFNIHLLDATTWGDLFTARQALTLSTLARHCPEACEPIKDMELRQAVQTCVALLVDRCADYWSSLARWVGEFVANTFGRQALGIIWDFAEVYPFSDSSGNFDGALEWIVRVIEREALSQSPTGSAVAASATAHPLPDDSAALVFTDPPYYDAVPYADLSDFFFVWLKRSLRRVHPDLLAPRLTEKRGEIVQLAERNKDYAFKTREYFETEMRKAMADARRVLAPSGLGVVVFAHKTTVGWETQLQAMIDAGWILTASWPIDTERPGRLRANNAAALASSVHLVCRPRENPDGTAREGDVGSWREILAELPVRIHEWMPRLAAEGVVGADAIFACLGPALEVFSRYSHVEKASGERVLLREYLEQVWACVSREALATVLRDSDAGALEPDARVSVMMLWTLGGRGGDDGPPEEVAPDVDGDDEDEAGSKASGTGFVLEYDATRKIAQGLGARLDELQQVVEIKGDKARLLGAIERTGHLFGRTEGVPTAKKAAKKKQMTLFGDLDQAAEAQGWGEVGAPKAATTTLDRVHQAMLLFGSGRGEALKRFIVEEGVGKQPQFWKLAQSLSALYPGGTDEKRWVDGVLARKKGLGF, from the coding sequence ATGAGCGCTCTGAATCTGCACAGCCCGAAGCGCCTGATCGAAGTCGATCTGCCGATCCGAAGGATCTCGGAACACGCACGCCGAGAGAAGTCGATCCGACACGGACATCTCTCGACCCTCCATCTCTGGTGGGCGCGCCGACCGCTCGGAGCCTGCCGAGCCGTCCTTTGCGCCTCGCTCTGGCCGGCTCCAACGGATGGGGATTGCCCCCCGGCGTTCATCACTGAAGCACGTCGACTGGTCCATGCATGGGCGACGGACAACGCCGGAAAGTCCAGCCCCGAATCGTTTTCTCGGCTTGTTCGCATTCAGAAGAACCCCGAGATCCTCGCGGACGCCGGCGAACTGCAGAGAGCGCTTCTTGACTTCATTGCCGACTTCGCGAACTGGGATAACTCGACTGACCAGGCGTACCTACGAACTGCGCGCGCTCTCACGGCATCTGCACACCAGGCGCTCTCGGGTGGTTCTGCCCGACCGGTCGTCGTCGATCCATTTGCAGGCGGCGGTTCGATCCCGCTCGAGGCTCTTCGGGTCGGCGCAGATGCGTTCGCAAGCGACCTCAACCCCATCCCCGTTCTCCTGAACCGGGTCCTGCTCGAGTACGTCCCCAAGTTCGGTGCTGACCTGGCGACTGAGCTTCGCCGAGCTGCATCGAGGCTAAGAGAACGTGCTCTTGCCGACGTCCGAGACGTTTACCCTCCAGAATCAGAGGGCGGGGTTCCAGCCGCCTATCTCTGGGCGCGGACTGCACGATGCGAAGGTCCGGGCTGCGGCTACCTGGTTCCCCTCCAGAGATCGCCGTTGATCTCGGGTAAAGCGAAGCCCCGGTCGATTGTTGAGCTGCGCCCGGACGCGAAGCGGCTGACGTTCGACTGCGCCGTCGTGGAACTGTCCGCCTCGGCACGGGTCCCTGACGGGACCGTCAAGCGTGGTGCTCTGTGCTGCCCTGCCTGTGGCTACACAACGCCGGCGGACCGAGTACGCGCACAGTTCAAGGGCCGTCGGAGTGGAGCACGCGACGCGCAGCTTCTTGCGGTGGTCGTGTCCGACCCCAGAACTACCGGGCGAAGGTTCCGCTCACCGACTCCTTATGATCTCGATGCGGTCGCGATCGCCCAAGGTCGGCTCAATGTCCTTCCCGCCATCGACGGCCTCCCGGCTGTTCCCGATGAGCCGCTGCCGTATTTGCGCAGCATCTTCAACATTCACCTCTTGGACGCGACCACGTGGGGCGACCTCTTCACCGCACGGCAGGCCCTCACATTGTCGACGCTTGCGAGGCACTGCCCTGAGGCGTGCGAACCGATCAAGGATATGGAGCTCAGACAGGCCGTGCAGACCTGCGTCGCTCTTCTTGTCGATCGGTGTGCCGACTACTGGAGTTCGCTTGCACGGTGGGTTGGCGAGTTCGTGGCGAACACGTTCGGGAGGCAGGCGCTTGGCATCATCTGGGACTTCGCCGAGGTGTATCCGTTCTCCGACAGTAGTGGCAATTTTGACGGTGCGCTTGAGTGGATTGTTCGCGTCATTGAGCGAGAAGCGCTCTCACAGAGCCCGACCGGTTCGGCCGTAGCAGCGTCTGCGACAGCGCATCCCCTGCCAGATGACAGCGCAGCACTCGTATTTACCGATCCACCGTACTACGACGCTGTCCCTTACGCAGACCTATCCGACTTCTTCTTCGTTTGGCTGAAGCGGTCGCTGCGTCGCGTCCACCCTGACCTCCTTGCGCCTCGGCTGACCGAGAAGCGAGGAGAAATCGTTCAGCTTGCCGAGCGAAACAAGGACTACGCGTTCAAGACGCGTGAGTACTTCGAGACCGAGATGCGCAAGGCGATGGCCGACGCCCGCCGCGTCTTGGCTCCGAGCGGACTCGGCGTTGTCGTGTTTGCCCACAAGACGACTGTCGGATGGGAGACGCAGCTCCAAGCGATGATTGACGCGGGGTGGATTCTAACTGCCTCCTGGCCGATCGACACCGAGCGCCCCGGGAGGCTGCGAGCTAACAACGCCGCCGCGCTTGCTTCTTCGGTCCACCTTGTGTGCCGTCCTCGTGAGAATCCCGATGGCACTGCTCGAGAGGGCGATGTCGGCAGTTGGCGCGAGATTCTTGCCGAACTGCCCGTTCGTATCCACGAATGGATGCCTCGACTGGCTGCAGAGGGCGTCGTCGGTGCGGACGCCATCTTCGCGTGTCTCGGCCCGGCGCTGGAGGTCTTTTCCCGGTACTCGCACGTGGAGAAGGCAAGCGGAGAGCGTGTCCTCCTGCGCGAATACCTCGAGCAGGTTTGGGCCTGCGTGTCGCGCGAAGCCCTTGCGACTGTATTGCGCGATTCTGACGCTGGTGCGCTCGAGCCCGACGCGCGGGTGAGCGTTATGATGCTCTGGACGCTCGGCGGGCGAGGCGGTGACGATGGGCCCCCGGAGGAGGTGGCCCCTGATGTGGATGGCGACGACGAAGACGAAGCCGGTAGCAAGGCCAGCGGTACCGGATTCGTTCTCGAATACGACGCTACCCGCAAGATCGCGCAGGGCTTGGGCGCTCGTCTCGACGAACTCCAGCAGGTTGTCGAGATCAAAGGGGACAAAGCGCGATTGCTCGGCGCCATCGAACGGACGGGGCATCTGTTCGGCAGGACTGAAGGGGTCCCGACTGCGAAGAAGGCTGCGAAGAAGAAGCAGATGACGCTCTTCGGCGACCTCGACCAAGCAGCCGAGGCGCAGGGATGGGGCGAGGTTGGCGCGCCCAAGGCGGCCACCACGACGCTCGATCGCGTCCACCAGGCGATGCTGCTGTTCGGCTCGGGACGCGGCGAGGCCCTCAAGCGCTTCATCGTGGAGGAAGGCGTCGGCAAGCAGCCGCAGTTCTGGAAGCTCGCGCAGTCCCTCTCCGCGCTCTACCCCGGTGGTACGGACGAGAAGCGTTGGGTCGACGGCGTCCTCGCACGCAAGAAGGGACTCGGCTTCTGA
- a CDS encoding S8 family peptidase, producing the protein MEPAGLGASVGAFEEHGLGVTTAFLFGPLASGQAPAPPLCAVDHVRVLDDKTGTATDPDYFDVLDRIVGHLDKNPGLYSYVNISLGPSLAVDDDEVTLWTAALDKRFAHGKCVATVAAGNDGALDEATGLNRIQPPADGVNVLSVGAADRRGNDWGRAGYSCVGPGRSPGIVKPDGVAFGGSDDEPFGILTPQLRGGHTHGTSFAAPFALRSAASIGAQLGTRLGPLAIRALLIHRAHTEEHHELKHVGWGRFEADPLQLVTCDDDETLVVFQGELPVGEHLRAPVPISNVTLEGDVHLAASLVIAPEVDPEHPGTYTRSGLEVAFRPHSAKFTKPKEGAKPAKHAKTRSFFSPANLYGQSETALREDGHKWEPCLHHEERLRSSSLADPCFDIYYHHRESGMKVVDPQPIPYAFVVSLKAPKVKDLYNRVVRAYAQQLVPLRPQTRIQVRT; encoded by the coding sequence GTGGAGCCCGCGGGGCTCGGTGCGTCGGTGGGGGCGTTCGAGGAGCACGGCCTCGGCGTCACCACCGCGTTCCTCTTCGGGCCGCTCGCCTCGGGGCAGGCTCCCGCCCCGCCGCTGTGCGCGGTCGATCACGTGCGCGTGCTTGACGACAAGACCGGCACAGCCACCGACCCGGACTACTTCGACGTGCTCGATCGCATCGTCGGGCACCTCGACAAGAACCCAGGGCTCTACTCTTACGTGAACATCAGCCTCGGCCCGTCGCTCGCCGTGGATGACGACGAGGTCACTCTGTGGACCGCGGCCCTCGACAAGCGCTTTGCGCACGGCAAGTGCGTCGCGACCGTCGCAGCCGGCAACGATGGTGCGCTGGATGAAGCCACCGGCCTCAACCGCATCCAGCCGCCTGCGGACGGTGTGAACGTGTTGTCCGTCGGTGCGGCGGACCGGCGCGGGAACGACTGGGGGCGCGCGGGATACTCCTGCGTCGGTCCGGGTCGCAGCCCGGGCATCGTGAAGCCTGACGGCGTGGCCTTCGGCGGGTCCGACGACGAACCGTTCGGCATCCTCACTCCGCAGCTTCGCGGCGGGCACACGCACGGCACCAGCTTTGCCGCGCCGTTCGCGCTTCGCTCTGCGGCGTCGATTGGTGCGCAGTTGGGAACACGGCTTGGGCCCCTCGCGATCCGCGCGCTCCTCATCCACCGCGCGCACACCGAGGAGCACCACGAGCTGAAGCATGTTGGGTGGGGTCGGTTCGAAGCGGACCCTCTTCAGCTCGTGACCTGTGATGACGACGAGACGTTGGTCGTCTTTCAGGGCGAGCTGCCCGTCGGCGAGCACCTCCGCGCGCCAGTCCCGATCAGCAACGTCACGTTGGAGGGAGACGTCCACCTTGCTGCGAGCCTTGTGATCGCTCCCGAGGTCGACCCCGAGCACCCCGGCACATACACACGCTCCGGGCTCGAGGTCGCGTTCCGCCCCCACAGCGCCAAGTTCACGAAGCCGAAGGAAGGCGCCAAGCCGGCGAAGCACGCCAAGACTCGGTCGTTCTTCTCGCCTGCGAACCTCTACGGACAGTCCGAGACCGCGCTGCGCGAGGACGGCCATAAGTGGGAGCCGTGCCTGCACCATGAAGAACGCCTCCGGTCCTCGTCGCTCGCCGATCCGTGCTTCGACATCTACTACCACCACCGCGAGAGCGGCATGAAGGTCGTTGACCCGCAGCCGATCCCGTACGCGTTCGTGGTGAGCCTCAAGGCGCCGAAGGTGAAGGACCTCTACAACCGCGTCGTCCGCGCCTACGCCCAGCAGCTCGTGCCGCTCCGGCCGCAGACCCGCATCCAGGTCCGCACGTAG
- a CDS encoding helicase-related protein has translation MRRALADSHKAYERLRDKVRRRAKKPVVAWRADPALLGGAPVDRELESALEDHLVSFVLDDFLATTSDSDEVTDERFDALTVEFVEERLRPLLGELGDEDADEEQAVLRQQALRALLEDDDGRQSFHARLLQGATRWETRRYLQAAFNRPGASPWVLIAQSQVGREGLNLHESCRVVVQFHAEWNPAVLEQQIGRVDRKGSLWEQRARKWLEDGAQGEPPFVEVRQLIFEGTYDAFQWDRVMRRQHVFDASLFGSLLPAEAWDRLPEGRLGELLAAAPSFRPPRSK, from the coding sequence ATGCGGCGTGCGCTCGCCGATAGCCACAAGGCCTACGAGCGTCTCAGGGACAAGGTGCGTCGGCGCGCGAAGAAGCCGGTCGTCGCATGGCGGGCCGACCCGGCGTTGCTCGGCGGCGCTCCAGTCGATCGCGAGTTGGAGAGCGCGCTTGAGGACCACCTTGTGTCGTTCGTGCTGGACGACTTCCTCGCGACGACCTCGGACTCCGACGAGGTCACCGACGAACGGTTCGACGCGCTCACCGTCGAGTTTGTCGAGGAGCGGCTGCGCCCACTGCTCGGAGAGCTCGGCGACGAGGACGCCGACGAGGAACAGGCGGTGCTTCGACAACAGGCGTTGCGCGCTCTCCTCGAGGACGACGATGGTCGCCAGAGCTTCCACGCGCGCCTGCTTCAGGGCGCGACGCGCTGGGAGACACGGCGCTACCTCCAGGCTGCGTTCAATCGCCCCGGCGCGTCCCCCTGGGTCCTCATCGCGCAGAGCCAGGTCGGACGTGAAGGGCTCAATCTCCACGAGTCCTGTCGCGTCGTCGTGCAGTTCCACGCTGAATGGAACCCCGCCGTCCTCGAGCAGCAGATCGGGCGCGTCGATCGAAAGGGCAGCCTCTGGGAACAGCGCGCGCGGAAGTGGCTTGAGGACGGAGCCCAGGGTGAGCCACCCTTCGTCGAGGTCCGCCAGCTCATCTTCGAGGGGACCTACGACGCGTTCCAATGGGATCGGGTCATGCGCCGCCAGCACGTCTTCGACGCGAGCCTCTTCGGCTCGCTCTTGCCTGCCGAAGCGTGGGACCGTCTGCCGGAGGGACGACTGGGCGAACTGCTCGCTGCCGCGCCGTCGTTCCGCCCGCCGCGTTCGAAGTAG
- a CDS encoding ATP-dependent nuclease, which translates to MADPRNTLQSKFVSNHRHANFGNVLTHLHVHGFRLHSGSNLEFRSPITAFCGPNGTGKTTLLQLAACSYRQGDKGFQLRDFFALGALDPTPFKADAKLTIGTWQADAKTREITLTRRTSRWSDYRRRDEREVLFLGAAEFPPRAEEQGFAFRQAGRLVVATRTPCSSNVTTSVGKVLGTHYDRVERAGVSLKARSGTILAAGRGSLSYSENHMGFGECRVHNLIDRLEAQSSKSLILLEEPEISLHQSAQFRFGEYLVDLALRNGHQILLSTHSEHLLRALPQVSRILIVRDNTSGVRVLPGLASAQVASVLTDGHDKALRVLVEDDVAAAILAEALAKAEPELLKTTAIVIGGYRDEKDQSVGGGKEAITAAMKTLRDSGLRIAAVLDADAKKDSKNFVFKLPGTMPPEKEVFANSAVKALWASTYSLDVDSFLAELVGVDHHGWFDRLADRVTRDRAFLVGEACRAYAASISFDPLVELLREAASKK; encoded by the coding sequence GTGGCTGACCCCAGAAACACTCTCCAGAGCAAGTTCGTGTCGAATCACCGGCACGCAAACTTCGGTAACGTCCTCACGCACCTGCATGTGCATGGCTTTCGCCTTCACTCGGGTTCGAACCTCGAATTCCGTAGCCCGATCACCGCCTTCTGCGGACCGAACGGCACGGGGAAAACGACCCTCCTTCAGTTGGCCGCGTGCAGCTATCGGCAAGGCGACAAGGGCTTTCAGCTTCGTGATTTCTTCGCACTCGGTGCTCTCGACCCGACGCCGTTCAAAGCCGATGCGAAGCTGACGATCGGAACTTGGCAGGCGGACGCCAAGACGCGCGAGATCACCCTAACTCGACGTACAAGTCGCTGGTCGGACTACCGCCGACGAGACGAACGAGAAGTGCTCTTTCTCGGTGCCGCGGAGTTCCCTCCGCGCGCCGAGGAACAAGGATTTGCGTTCCGGCAAGCCGGCCGTCTCGTGGTTGCCACGCGAACGCCTTGCTCGTCGAACGTCACGACTTCCGTCGGCAAGGTCCTTGGTACTCACTACGACCGCGTCGAGCGCGCAGGTGTCTCGTTGAAGGCGCGCTCTGGGACCATCTTGGCGGCCGGGAGGGGCTCGCTCAGCTACTCCGAGAACCACATGGGGTTCGGAGAGTGCCGCGTTCACAACCTCATCGACAGGCTGGAAGCGCAGTCTTCGAAGTCGCTCATCCTTCTTGAGGAGCCCGAGATCTCGCTGCACCAATCCGCCCAGTTTCGGTTTGGTGAATACCTCGTAGATCTCGCACTCCGAAATGGCCATCAGATCTTGCTCAGCACCCACAGCGAGCATCTGCTTCGAGCCTTGCCTCAGGTGTCACGCATTCTGATCGTGCGTGACAACACCAGCGGGGTTCGAGTGCTTCCGGGGTTGGCTTCGGCGCAGGTGGCAAGCGTTCTGACGGATGGGCATGACAAGGCACTGAGGGTGCTGGTTGAGGATGATGTGGCAGCGGCCATCCTCGCGGAGGCGCTGGCGAAGGCAGAGCCTGAACTGTTGAAGACCACCGCAATCGTGATTGGTGGCTATCGCGACGAGAAGGACCAGAGCGTCGGCGGTGGCAAGGAGGCCATCACGGCAGCCATGAAGACGCTACGTGATTCAGGTCTTCGCATCGCTGCGGTGCTCGACGCTGACGCCAAAAAGGACTCCAAGAATTTCGTCTTCAAGCTTCCTGGGACGATGCCGCCCGAGAAGGAGGTTTTTGCCAACTCGGCCGTCAAAGCTCTCTGGGCGTCCACCTACAGTTTGGATGTCGACTCCTTCCTCGCTGAGCTCGTTGGAGTCGATCATCACGGCTGGTTCGATCGTCTGGCAGATCGCGTTACGCGGGACCGAGCGTTTCTCGTTGGTGAAGCGTGTCGCGCGTATGCGGCCAGCATCTCATTCGACCCTCTCGTAGAACTCCTCAGAGAGGCGGCGTCAAAGAAATGA